A genomic window from Oceanobacillus timonensis includes:
- a CDS encoding fructose bisphosphate aldolase, translating into MQENQLEKVKNGQGFIAALDQSGGSTPKALAAYGIPENAYQGEDEMFDLVHEMRTRIITSPSFNSDQIIGAILFEQTMDREIEGKYTGDYLAEEKGIVPFLKVDKGLAEEADGVQLMKPINDLKETLDRANERHIFGTKMRSVIKEDNPEGIKKVVDQQFEIGKQIIAAGLVPIIEPEVDINSPSKEDSEEILKTEILKHLNQLESNQLVMLKLSIPTQNNLYRELIDHPNVIRVVALSGGYSTDDANAKLKDNKGLIASFSRALSQDLNANQSQEEFDAELKKAVDSIYEASIS; encoded by the coding sequence ATGCAGGAAAATCAATTAGAAAAAGTAAAAAATGGACAAGGATTTATCGCAGCACTGGATCAAAGTGGCGGAAGTACACCAAAAGCTTTAGCTGCTTATGGCATCCCTGAAAATGCTTATCAAGGTGAAGATGAAATGTTTGATTTAGTCCACGAAATGCGGACAAGAATCATTACATCCCCTTCCTTTAATTCCGATCAAATTATTGGCGCTATTCTTTTCGAGCAAACCATGGATCGTGAGATTGAAGGAAAGTATACAGGAGATTATCTTGCAGAAGAAAAAGGGATTGTCCCATTCTTAAAAGTGGACAAAGGACTTGCTGAAGAAGCAGACGGCGTTCAACTGATGAAACCAATTAATGATTTAAAAGAAACGCTCGATCGCGCTAATGAACGTCATATTTTCGGCACAAAAATGCGCTCTGTCATTAAAGAAGACAACCCGGAAGGCATTAAAAAAGTCGTTGACCAGCAATTTGAAATCGGAAAACAAATTATCGCTGCTGGACTGGTACCAATTATTGAGCCGGAAGTAGATATTAACAGCCCTTCTAAAGAAGATAGTGAAGAAATTTTAAAAACAGAAATACTCAAACATTTAAATCAGCTGGAATCTAATCAACTGGTTATGCTGAAATTATCGATTCCAACACAAAATAACTTATATAGAGAATTAATCGATCACCCGAATGTTATCCGTGTTGTTGCATTATCCGGCGGTTACTCCACAGATGATGCCAATGCGAAATTAAAAGACAATAAAGGACTTATAGCCAGTTTCTCCAGAGCATTAAGTCAGGATTTAAACGCAAATCAATCGCAGGAAGAATTTGATGCAGAGCTGAAAAAAGCTGTCGATTCGATCTACGAAGCTTCTATTTCTTAA